Proteins from a single region of Oncorhynchus nerka isolate Pitt River linkage group LG18, Oner_Uvic_2.0, whole genome shotgun sequence:
- the LOC115118091 gene encoding bcl-2-modifying factor-like — protein sequence MDDEEDDVFEPDSHCWRTAFREIKYEDRGTQTPSPVLPLPNNMLPCGVAQEPRPLFYGNAGFRLHFPAQFERVGDQGPLGEQGGMERLNRQPQLPARSIEVCIGQKLQLIGDQFHQEHLQVYHRNQRNMRPLWWRLASALLTLLFEQEAIAGGGRAGWR from the exons ATGGAcgatgaggaggatgatgtgttTGAGCCAGACTCCCACTGCTGGCGCACAGCCTTCAGGGAGATAAAGTACGAGGACAGGGGAACCCAGACACCCAGCCCTGTCCTGCCACTGCCCAATAATATGCTGCCCTGCGGGGTGGCCCAGGAGCCCAGACCACTCTTCTACG GCAACGCAGGCTTTCGATTGCACTTCCCAGCGCAGTTTGAGCGTGTTGGAGACCAGGGGCCTCTGGGAGAGCAAGGGGGGATGGAGCGGCTCAATCGGCAGCCCCAGCTGCCAGCACGCAGCATAGAGGTCTGCATTGGACAGAAACTCCAACTCATCGGAGACCAGTTCCACCAAGAACACCTTCAAGTG TATCACCGAAACCAAAGGAACATGAGGCCCTTGTGGTGGCGCCTGGCCTCGGCTCTGCTCACCCTGCTGTTTGAGCAGGAGGCCATCGCTGGAGGGGGGAGAGCAGGGTGGAGGTGA